In Myxococcales bacterium, the following proteins share a genomic window:
- a CDS encoding sulfite exporter TauE/SafE family protein, whose amino-acid sequence MTLVFVVFGLGLAAGALTTVAGMGGGLMLLLSLSLLLGPAPALAATAPALLVGNLHRTWMFRSEVNWSVARAFALGAVPGALLGAGLAVSVPPALISGLMVLITLLSVVRALGKFQLRAPPGVMTPAGFLIGGLTGSAGGAAVLTSPLFLSTGLVGEAYTATTAVSAVAMHLGRIAGYGAGGLFTREVWQWAAVLALAVVAGNNLGRRVRKLTRRVPEGIIEHSVLVLSVVLALSGLAHR is encoded by the coding sequence ATGACGCTCGTATTCGTGGTGTTTGGCCTGGGTCTCGCGGCGGGAGCCCTGACGACCGTGGCCGGCATGGGCGGCGGCCTCATGCTCCTGCTCTCGCTGTCGCTGCTGCTCGGCCCGGCGCCGGCACTTGCGGCCACTGCGCCCGCGCTCCTGGTTGGCAACCTGCATCGCACCTGGATGTTTCGGTCCGAGGTGAACTGGAGTGTGGCGCGCGCCTTTGCGCTGGGCGCCGTGCCCGGTGCGCTCCTGGGTGCGGGCCTCGCCGTGAGTGTGCCGCCCGCGCTGATCAGCGGGTTGATGGTGCTCATCACCTTGCTGAGTGTCGTCAGAGCGCTCGGCAAGTTCCAGCTCCGGGCGCCGCCGGGAGTGATGACCCCCGCAGGGTTTCTCATCGGCGGCCTCACGGGCAGCGCCGGAGGAGCGGCAGTGCTCACGTCGCCGCTCTTCCTGTCGACCGGCCTGGTCGGAGAAGCGTACACGGCGACCACTGCGGTCTCGGCGGTCGCGATGCACCTGGGCCGGATCGCCGGCTATGGCGCGGGCGGTTTGTTCACCCGAGAGGTGTGGCAGTGGGCAGCAGTCCTGGCGCTCGCGGTCGTTGCCGGCAACAACCTGGGTCGGCGTGTACGGAAACTCACCCGACGTGTTCCGGAGGGCATCATCGAACACAGCGTCCTGGTGCTCAGTGTGGTGCTGGCGTTGTCCGGCCTCGCTCACCGCTGA
- the cysK gene encoding cysteine synthase A, producing MSSESLPPLPDHPRVYGSVLELIGDTPLVNVARLETETPRGRVLAKMEHINPGGSVKDRICLAMIERAEADGLLRSGGTVVEPTSGNTGIGLALVAHRRGYRCILTMPESMSLERRQLLKALGAELVLTPEAEQMEGAINKARELASSIEGAFMPQQFENEANPDAHYGATFREIVHAIGRESIDAFVAAVGTGGTVSGVGRALREKFPACLVIAVEPESSATISRGERGPSKIQGIAAGFVPKNYDPKVPHAVRTVSDERAYRVKLELARREGLLVGISAGANVAVALDVARELGPGKNVITILCDTGERYFSLDEYFQD from the coding sequence ATGTCATCTGAGTCCCTCCCTCCCCTGCCCGACCACCCGCGCGTCTACGGCAGCGTGCTCGAGCTGATCGGCGACACGCCGCTCGTGAACGTGGCCCGGCTCGAGACCGAGACACCCCGCGGTCGAGTGCTCGCCAAGATGGAGCACATCAATCCGGGTGGTTCGGTCAAGGACCGCATCTGCCTCGCGATGATCGAACGCGCCGAGGCCGACGGCCTGCTCCGCAGCGGCGGCACCGTGGTGGAGCCCACGAGTGGCAACACCGGCATTGGTCTCGCGCTGGTCGCGCACCGACGCGGGTATCGCTGCATCCTGACCATGCCCGAGAGCATGAGCCTCGAGCGGAGGCAGCTGCTCAAGGCGCTCGGCGCAGAGCTCGTGCTGACTCCCGAGGCGGAGCAGATGGAGGGTGCGATAAACAAGGCACGCGAGCTCGCGTCCAGCATCGAGGGCGCGTTCATGCCGCAGCAGTTCGAGAACGAGGCCAACCCGGACGCCCACTACGGCGCGACGTTTCGCGAGATCGTTCACGCCATCGGACGAGAGAGCATCGATGCTTTTGTCGCAGCCGTCGGCACCGGCGGCACGGTGAGCGGGGTCGGGCGCGCGCTGCGCGAGAAGTTCCCCGCCTGTCTGGTGATCGCCGTCGAGCCGGAGTCGTCGGCCACGATTTCCCGAGGCGAGCGCGGCCCCAGCAAGATCCAGGGGATCGCCGCGGGCTTTGTGCCCAAGAATTACGACCCGAAGGTGCCCCACGCCGTGCGCACGGTGTCGGACGAGCGCGCTTATCGAGTGAAGCTCGAGCTCGCCCGCCGCGAAGGGCTCCTGGTCGGCATCAGCGCGGGGGCCAACGTGGCGGTGGCCCTCGACGTGGCGCGAGAGCTTGGCCCGGGCAAGAACGTGATCACCATCCTGTGCGACACCGGAGAACGCTACTTCAGCCTCGATGAGTACTTTCAGGACTGA
- a CDS encoding gamma carbonic anhydrase family protein — MAWVRPFREFVPRIAAGCFLAENAVIVGDVELGPDVNVWYGAVLRGDCGRIKIGARTNVQDLCMIHMTTGISHSEIGEDVTIGHSVVIHGARVGNRVLLGMGSIILDNVEIGDDCLIAAGSVLPPRMKIPARSLVRGSPAKVIREVTHDESLLGINGAVSYLELAREHQKLVGG, encoded by the coding sequence ATGGCCTGGGTGCGTCCGTTCAGGGAGTTTGTGCCGCGCATCGCGGCTGGCTGTTTCCTCGCGGAAAACGCCGTGATCGTCGGCGACGTCGAGCTCGGCCCGGACGTGAACGTCTGGTACGGGGCGGTGCTGCGCGGCGACTGCGGGCGGATCAAGATCGGCGCCCGTACCAACGTGCAGGATCTTTGCATGATCCACATGACGACCGGGATCAGCCACAGTGAGATCGGGGAAGATGTGACCATCGGTCACAGCGTCGTCATCCACGGCGCGCGGGTCGGCAACCGCGTGCTGCTCGGCATGGGCAGCATCATCCTGGACAACGTCGAGATCGGTGACGATTGCCTGATCGCGGCCGGCAGCGTGCTGCCACCGCGCATGAAGATCCCCGCCCGCAGCCTGGTGCGAGGGTCGCCGGCGAAGGTGATCCGCGAGGTGACCCACGACGAATCGCTGCTCGGGATCAACGGAGCCGTGTCGTACCTGGAGCTGGCCCGGGAGCACCAGAAGCTCGTGGGCGGTTGA
- the miaB gene encoding tRNA (N6-isopentenyl adenosine(37)-C2)-methylthiotransferase MiaB: protein MRTFSVVTFGCQMNEHDSDRMAEVLRAAGLAQVAEYADADVILLNTCSVRDKAEQKLRSEVGRLALLKRERPGLVIGVAGCVAQQEGERLLKRVPELDLVFGPDNIPELPALLREVEAGGPPRARTVHDVDEPHFLRAAAERGRVGPAAHVTVMKGCNERCSFCIVPHTRGPERYRPSHEIIDEAARLSAAGVREIMLLGQTVNSYRDPSKQLGVAPGAGELPWTHTHPTTAREDESEFAALVRAIAARVPELGRLRYASPHPRHLTMSLIRAHQELPVLARHVHMPVQSGSDRVLKRMIRRYSLDEYRERVGALVAAVPGITLSTDLIVGFPGETREDFEGTLAIVRELDFAGVFAFKYSERPFTPAQKLADDVPEAEKRARLAELFAVADPLRVRHLAGLVGSTQDVLAVGRGKTGYTGRTEANEIVHFGCTDDPTGQMVRVRIVQAFKNSLEGELADVRRVAPLENARKEPARVSLPVVA from the coding sequence GTGCGCACCTTCTCCGTCGTCACATTTGGCTGCCAGATGAACGAGCACGACTCGGATCGGATGGCCGAAGTGCTGCGCGCCGCCGGCCTTGCGCAGGTGGCCGAGTACGCCGACGCCGACGTCATCCTCTTGAACACCTGCAGCGTGCGGGACAAGGCAGAGCAGAAGCTGAGGAGTGAGGTGGGGCGGCTGGCGCTGCTCAAGCGCGAGCGGCCCGGTCTCGTGATCGGCGTCGCCGGCTGTGTCGCACAGCAAGAGGGCGAGCGCCTGCTCAAGCGAGTGCCGGAGCTCGATCTCGTCTTCGGCCCCGACAACATTCCGGAGCTGCCTGCGCTGCTGCGTGAGGTGGAGGCGGGCGGACCGCCCCGCGCGCGTACGGTGCACGACGTGGACGAACCACACTTTCTCCGCGCCGCCGCCGAGAGAGGACGGGTCGGGCCCGCGGCTCACGTCACCGTGATGAAGGGTTGCAACGAGCGCTGCTCGTTCTGCATCGTGCCCCACACCCGAGGCCCCGAGCGTTACCGGCCGAGCCACGAGATCATCGACGAGGCGGCGCGGCTCTCCGCCGCCGGGGTCCGCGAGATCATGCTGCTCGGCCAGACCGTGAACAGCTATCGCGATCCGTCGAAGCAGCTCGGGGTGGCGCCCGGGGCCGGCGAGCTGCCCTGGACCCACACCCATCCCACCACCGCTCGAGAGGACGAGAGTGAGTTCGCAGCCCTGGTGCGGGCCATCGCCGCGCGTGTGCCGGAGCTCGGGCGACTGCGCTATGCGAGCCCGCACCCGAGGCACCTGACGATGAGCCTGATCCGTGCGCATCAGGAGTTGCCGGTCCTGGCCCGACACGTACACATGCCCGTGCAGAGCGGCAGCGATCGCGTGCTGAAACGCATGATCCGGCGCTACAGTTTGGACGAGTACCGCGAGCGGGTGGGGGCCCTGGTCGCCGCGGTCCCGGGCATCACCCTGTCCACGGACTTGATCGTGGGATTTCCGGGGGAGACCCGCGAAGACTTCGAGGGCACCCTGGCCATCGTGCGGGAGCTCGACTTCGCCGGAGTGTTTGCCTTCAAGTACTCCGAGCGGCCATTCACGCCGGCGCAGAAGCTCGCCGACGACGTTCCGGAAGCAGAGAAGCGTGCGCGGTTGGCGGAGCTGTTTGCGGTAGCGGATCCGTTGCGGGTGAGGCACCTCGCGGGGCTCGTCGGCTCCACTCAGGACGTGCTCGCGGTCGGGCGCGGCAAGACGGGATACACCGGCCGCACCGAGGCCAACGAGATCGTACACTTTGGTTGCACGGACGATCCCACCGGGCAGATGGTCCGAGTGCGCATCGTGCAGGCCTTCAAGAACTCGCTGGAGGGAGAGCTTGCCGACGTGCGTCGGGTGGCGCCGCTCGAGAACGCGCGCAAGGAACCCGCGCGAGTCAGCCTGCCGGTGGTCGCCTGA
- a CDS encoding MATE family efflux transporter — MNTQRQREALRWKQKPIPELVRLAWPIAVSMLSYSIMTLVSTLFVGRLGANALAGVGLGGIAAFGLIVFGFGLLRAVKVVVSQATGAGRSSELSVYIATGVLLALALGLVSVTTGRWLAAVLPRFAGSPETGVFAADYLWWRNLGAPFVLVAVVLREARYGLSDSRSPLVSALAANVTNVALDTLFILGLGLGVRGAGAATALSHVVEAAFLIGASRHPGFAFARIRFRHVRALFKLGVPLGLQFVLEVGAFAVLVAVLAQVGAVDLAAHQIALQVTHLSFLPALAVGEAASVLVGQAVGAGEDGLVKIVARRALLVTSVYTGLCALAFVGLAHVIAGVFTTDLAVRAMTVKLLWVAAAFQVFDGGNAVARSVLRGTGDVRYPAVIAVLIAWVSTPPLAWWLGIHLGWGAVGGWLGLAAEIVVGSSLLWWRLERGGWRKSAAASRERLASEPEASELAGVAVTP; from the coding sequence ATGAACACACAACGACAAAGAGAAGCGCTGCGCTGGAAACAGAAACCCATCCCCGAGTTGGTGCGACTGGCGTGGCCGATCGCGGTCTCGATGCTCTCGTACAGCATCATGACCCTGGTGAGCACGCTGTTCGTCGGCCGGCTCGGGGCGAATGCACTGGCTGGTGTGGGTCTCGGAGGCATCGCGGCCTTCGGGCTGATCGTCTTTGGCTTTGGTCTGCTCAGAGCGGTGAAGGTGGTGGTCAGTCAAGCCACCGGCGCCGGCCGGAGCAGCGAGCTCAGCGTCTACATCGCGACCGGCGTGCTTCTGGCGCTGGCCCTGGGGCTGGTCAGTGTCACGACTGGGCGCTGGCTGGCCGCGGTCCTGCCACGCTTTGCGGGCAGCCCGGAAACCGGGGTTTTTGCCGCCGATTACCTGTGGTGGAGAAATCTGGGAGCCCCGTTCGTGCTCGTTGCAGTCGTGCTGCGCGAGGCCCGCTACGGACTCTCGGACTCTCGTTCGCCGCTGGTCTCGGCGCTGGCCGCCAACGTCACCAACGTTGCGCTCGACACACTGTTCATCCTGGGCCTCGGCCTCGGGGTACGCGGGGCCGGCGCGGCAACTGCGCTGAGCCACGTGGTGGAGGCTGCGTTCCTGATCGGCGCCTCGAGGCATCCGGGCTTCGCCTTCGCACGCATCCGTTTCCGCCACGTGCGGGCCCTCTTCAAGCTGGGAGTCCCGCTGGGCCTGCAGTTCGTGCTGGAGGTCGGCGCGTTCGCCGTGCTGGTCGCGGTGCTCGCGCAGGTGGGCGCGGTGGATCTCGCAGCGCACCAGATTGCCCTGCAGGTGACTCACCTGTCATTCTTGCCGGCGCTCGCGGTCGGCGAGGCGGCCAGCGTGCTGGTCGGTCAGGCAGTGGGTGCGGGCGAGGACGGCCTGGTGAAGATCGTTGCGCGACGAGCGCTCCTCGTCACCAGTGTCTACACCGGCCTCTGCGCTCTCGCCTTCGTCGGGCTGGCTCACGTGATCGCCGGCGTCTTCACCACGGATCTCGCGGTGCGTGCCATGACCGTGAAGCTCCTGTGGGTGGCGGCAGCGTTCCAGGTGTTCGACGGCGGCAACGCCGTCGCGCGCTCGGTGCTGCGCGGCACGGGTGACGTGCGTTACCCGGCCGTGATCGCGGTGCTCATTGCCTGGGTGTCGACTCCCCCCCTCGCGTGGTGGCTCGGCATCCACCTCGGCTGGGGCGCCGTCGGCGGCTGGCTGGGATTGGCTGCGGAAATCGTGGTCGGGTCGAGTCTGCTCTGGTGGCGGCTCGAGCGCGGTGGCTGGCGCAAGTCCGCCGCGGCGTCGCGGGAACGGCTCGCGTCGGAGCCCGAGGCGAGCGAACTGGCCGGCGTAGCGGTCACCCCATGA
- the thiS gene encoding sulfur carrier protein ThiS, with translation MKLTLNGESREIPDGLTVRALVEHLGLTDGPVAVEQNQEVVPRAAHETTALSDGDVIEIVHFVGGG, from the coding sequence ATGAAGCTGACCTTGAACGGGGAATCCCGCGAGATCCCGGATGGGCTCACGGTGCGCGCGCTGGTGGAGCACCTCGGCCTGACCGACGGCCCGGTCGCGGTGGAGCAGAACCAAGAGGTCGTGCCGCGCGCCGCCCACGAGACCACGGCGCTGTCGGACGGCGACGTGATCGAGATCGTGCACTTCGTCGGCGGCGGCTGA
- a CDS encoding Rrf2 family transcriptional regulator produces the protein MGECTKLPVKLSNKSRYAVRALFDIAFYNDGRPTQVKDIAERQGIPPRFLEQIFQDLKRAAIVGSKRGPQGGYSLAKRPAEIRLGDIVRALEGPIALADQSERGARSGRTLADGRAVTDAVFRDLSARVEACFDAVTVADICGRAEELGVQRPRGQRYVYVI, from the coding sequence ATGGGGGAATGCACAAAACTCCCCGTGAAGCTCTCGAACAAGAGCCGCTACGCCGTCCGGGCACTGTTCGACATCGCATTCTACAACGACGGACGCCCCACTCAGGTCAAGGACATCGCGGAGCGCCAGGGCATTCCTCCGCGATTTCTGGAGCAGATCTTCCAGGACCTCAAGCGTGCCGCCATCGTGGGCAGCAAGCGCGGTCCCCAAGGCGGCTACAGCTTGGCCAAGCGCCCCGCGGAGATCCGCCTGGGTGACATCGTGCGCGCCCTCGAGGGTCCCATTGCGCTGGCGGATCAGAGTGAGCGTGGCGCCCGTTCAGGCAGGACACTGGCGGACGGCCGCGCCGTGACCGACGCGGTGTTCCGCGATCTGTCCGCCCGGGTCGAGGCGTGTTTCGACGCCGTGACCGTCGCCGACATCTGCGGGCGCGCCGAGGAGCTCGGTGTGCAGCGCCCGCGAGGACAGCGTTATGTCTATGTCATCTGA
- a CDS encoding C69 family dipeptidase, with protein MCDTLVATPETTARGRMLFAKNSDREASEPEVVELVPAAEHDPSGRTACTYLSVPAAPTTRRALLCRPYWMWGAEMGVNDAGVAIGNEAVFTRAPHAPTGLTGMDLVRLGLERASSARGAVELIGELLETHGQGGNSGHRHVFRYHNSFLIADPSEAWVLETAARIWVAKRVRGVRAISNGLTLGDDWELASEGLAARARDYGLSPGKSRLNFAEVFADRWVTLAAAADRRRSCSERFLRARRGELSLPRVFAALRQHGSPDRPSAALGGLRQTVCAHAGWLPTRAHGQTTGSFVVELGDDGVRPFVTATSSPCISLFKPLSLADAVPNIGVPSRRYDPTSLWWRHELLHRAALTDLERALEHLRPAQEAFEQAQVEASLSGPAGGAQERSRAAFEVADGVEAEWLRALERRPSSKLPGFWRRLDADSGLARARAAAPPFRAD; from the coding sequence ATGTGTGACACGCTGGTAGCCACGCCCGAGACGACCGCCCGAGGGCGCATGCTGTTCGCCAAGAACAGCGACCGCGAGGCGAGCGAACCGGAGGTCGTGGAGCTCGTTCCGGCGGCGGAACACGACCCGAGCGGCAGGACCGCCTGCACCTATCTGAGTGTGCCGGCCGCGCCGACGACGCGCCGCGCGCTCCTGTGTCGTCCGTATTGGATGTGGGGCGCAGAGATGGGGGTGAACGACGCCGGCGTCGCGATCGGCAACGAGGCCGTGTTCACCCGCGCGCCGCACGCTCCGACCGGGTTGACCGGCATGGACCTGGTGCGGCTCGGTCTCGAACGGGCGAGCTCCGCGCGCGGAGCAGTGGAGCTCATCGGTGAGCTGCTCGAGACCCATGGCCAAGGAGGCAACTCCGGTCATCGCCACGTGTTCCGGTATCACAACAGCTTCTTGATCGCCGATCCGTCCGAGGCGTGGGTGCTCGAGACCGCGGCTCGGATCTGGGTTGCAAAACGGGTGCGCGGCGTGCGCGCGATCTCCAATGGGCTCACCCTCGGCGACGACTGGGAGCTCGCGAGCGAAGGGCTCGCGGCGCGCGCTCGGGACTACGGACTTTCGCCGGGCAAATCCCGGCTGAATTTCGCGGAGGTCTTTGCCGATCGCTGGGTGACGCTGGCGGCGGCGGCGGATCGGCGGCGGAGCTGTAGCGAGAGATTTCTCCGGGCCAGGCGAGGGGAGCTCTCTCTGCCCCGAGTCTTCGCGGCACTGCGTCAGCACGGCAGCCCCGATCGCCCGAGCGCCGCGCTCGGCGGCTTGCGACAGACGGTCTGCGCTCACGCGGGCTGGTTGCCGACTCGAGCGCATGGCCAGACGACCGGCTCGTTCGTCGTCGAGCTCGGTGATGATGGTGTGCGCCCGTTCGTCACCGCCACGTCCAGCCCGTGCATATCCCTCTTCAAGCCGCTCTCGCTGGCTGACGCAGTGCCAAACATCGGCGTGCCGTCGCGTCGTTACGATCCGACGTCACTCTGGTGGCGGCATGAGCTCCTGCATCGGGCGGCGCTTACTGATCTGGAGCGCGCGCTCGAGCACCTCCGCCCGGCGCAGGAGGCCTTCGAGCAGGCTCAGGTCGAGGCGTCGCTGAGCGGGCCGGCTGGCGGCGCTCAGGAACGGAGCCGCGCGGCGTTCGAGGTCGCCGATGGGGTCGAGGCCGAGTGGCTACGGGCGCTCGAGCGTCGTCCAAGCTCGAAATTGCCAGGATTCTGGCGTCGCCTGGACGCCGACTCCGGCCTGGCTCGAGCCCGAGCGGCGGCGCCGCCCTTCCGAGCTGACTGA
- a CDS encoding phosphatidylserine/phosphatidylglycerophosphate/cardiolipin synthase family protein — MKLSLGSRGWLLIASTLLVFLPSALPGCSAESEAAPGAVCGAPEHRKGCVPAYPPGKADAPDPCAANGWYDDANNFCDDPYGYCAHPDPDCGPDPDACGDTPESEGMLWKGDPKQGCLGPGAGAGDDIELLLTEPYCDVCTDQDKAVLKARSPLVKKIVELVDGAEKSVDVSQFTFSVSEIADALLRAHARGVKVRLAIDSAQKVPESKATALANQGLDVRFVSGKPSGPEGTGLLHAKFLLVDGKTLLNGSNNFSSTGTTLNEENAILVRGSPDHPLISGFSCHFSAIWDSDHAAAGACTNPSVAFTPSSAPIKLLEDRLNNAKKSVDVLMHHLTFTDLVKELRNAAQRGVRVRVLLNVPERAAHSGTAWNELVAAGGRIRYKRVNEAAYQLMHHKLVIIDGRQMIDGSGNWSGSAFFNNFENYVVVDHPRVMQRIRELYHRLWTWSLTAASLDQGRDAAQQHVDETHSYFGNLHAHFHASADGVTLDDGKPEKKGADGQTLPVSIPGDVGAAAENAFAYSRDAGGLDFQALSPHCHDDGAGNDGANMSEAGFAALKAAAAATTSASFVALAGMEWSTNSLGNHVGVVGSGAVAKTERGRFDTFYGEFLPEREAAGDRPLIMLNHPKTFRADEAGLEGNWDMIFGVKLTDIPKASERGYKFNDYGIDDFAPLKDVRAQWIAGEALPDPIIVDKTLAAVWASAAPFARTMEVTLGRGTELGGETPANPSLVDDLQNPGAIVRRTRLSDLDFFLTRGFRLAPTASHDNHYANWGTGHTSRTVVMADRLSADALLDAIEQREVYASEDQNLSVRFFAADRVPMGGSTQTPAASLSARLWLADPDYSGPFVVRLFHGTALGKVEVVVEESGLSAGWHPLTLDVPTPGEHFFYVEVLELDANRAAWTAPIWVDRI; from the coding sequence ATGAAGCTCTCGCTCGGCTCCCGTGGGTGGTTGCTCATCGCCTCGACCTTGCTGGTCTTCCTGCCCTCTGCTCTGCCCGGCTGCAGCGCTGAATCCGAAGCTGCACCCGGCGCGGTGTGCGGCGCGCCAGAGCATCGAAAGGGCTGTGTGCCCGCGTACCCGCCGGGCAAAGCCGACGCGCCGGACCCGTGCGCGGCAAACGGCTGGTACGACGACGCCAACAACTTCTGCGACGACCCGTACGGCTACTGCGCACATCCCGATCCCGACTGCGGCCCCGACCCCGACGCCTGCGGTGACACGCCCGAGTCGGAGGGCATGCTCTGGAAGGGGGATCCGAAGCAGGGCTGCCTGGGCCCCGGCGCCGGCGCGGGCGACGACATCGAGCTGCTCCTGACCGAGCCCTACTGCGACGTGTGCACGGACCAGGACAAAGCCGTACTCAAGGCGCGCTCCCCACTGGTGAAGAAGATCGTCGAGCTGGTCGACGGTGCAGAGAAGTCCGTCGACGTCTCCCAGTTCACCTTCAGCGTGTCGGAGATCGCCGACGCACTGCTGCGGGCTCACGCGCGCGGGGTCAAGGTGCGCTTGGCCATCGACTCGGCCCAGAAAGTACCCGAGTCCAAGGCGACGGCGCTCGCAAACCAGGGTCTCGACGTCCGCTTCGTCAGCGGCAAGCCGAGCGGCCCCGAGGGCACCGGGCTCCTGCACGCGAAGTTCTTGTTGGTCGACGGCAAGACGCTGCTCAACGGCAGCAACAACTTCTCCTCCACCGGAACCACGCTCAACGAAGAGAACGCCATCCTGGTCCGGGGCAGCCCAGACCACCCGCTGATCTCGGGCTTTTCCTGTCACTTTTCGGCGATCTGGGACAGCGACCACGCCGCCGCCGGAGCCTGTACCAACCCGAGCGTGGCGTTCACCCCGAGCAGCGCACCCATCAAGCTCTTGGAGGACCGGCTCAATAACGCAAAAAAGAGCGTCGACGTCCTCATGCATCACCTGACCTTCACCGATCTGGTGAAGGAGCTGCGAAACGCCGCTCAGCGCGGCGTGCGGGTGCGGGTCTTGCTGAACGTGCCGGAGCGGGCGGCGCACAGCGGCACGGCGTGGAACGAGCTGGTCGCTGCAGGCGGCCGGATCCGCTACAAGCGGGTGAACGAGGCCGCCTACCAGCTGATGCACCACAAGCTCGTGATCATCGACGGGCGCCAGATGATCGACGGCTCCGGCAACTGGTCGGGCAGTGCGTTCTTCAATAACTTCGAGAACTACGTGGTGGTCGATCACCCGCGTGTGATGCAGCGCATCCGCGAGCTGTACCACCGGCTCTGGACCTGGTCGCTGACTGCGGCGTCGCTCGATCAGGGCCGAGACGCGGCCCAGCAACACGTGGACGAGACCCACTCCTACTTCGGCAACCTGCACGCCCACTTTCACGCCAGCGCGGACGGCGTGACCCTGGACGACGGCAAGCCGGAGAAGAAGGGCGCGGACGGGCAGACGCTGCCCGTGAGCATTCCCGGCGACGTCGGCGCGGCGGCCGAGAACGCGTTCGCGTACTCGCGCGACGCCGGTGGCCTGGACTTTCAAGCGCTGTCACCCCACTGCCACGACGACGGCGCGGGGAACGACGGCGCCAACATGAGCGAGGCCGGCTTTGCCGCGCTGAAGGCCGCCGCGGCCGCCACGACCAGCGCGAGTTTCGTGGCGCTGGCGGGCATGGAATGGAGCACCAACAGCCTGGGCAACCACGTCGGTGTGGTGGGCTCGGGGGCGGTGGCCAAGACCGAGCGAGGGCGCTTCGATACCTTCTACGGAGAGTTCCTGCCGGAGCGGGAGGCCGCCGGGGACAGACCGCTGATCATGCTCAACCACCCGAAGACCTTCCGCGCGGACGAAGCCGGATTGGAAGGCAACTGGGACATGATCTTCGGTGTGAAGCTGACGGACATCCCGAAAGCAAGCGAGCGCGGTTACAAGTTCAACGACTACGGCATCGACGACTTCGCTCCGCTCAAGGACGTGCGGGCCCAGTGGATCGCCGGAGAGGCGCTGCCGGACCCCATCATCGTCGACAAGACGCTGGCGGCGGTCTGGGCGAGCGCCGCTCCCTTCGCGCGCACGATGGAGGTCACTCTCGGGCGCGGCACGGAGCTCGGAGGGGAGACGCCCGCGAACCCCAGCCTGGTCGACGATCTGCAGAACCCCGGCGCGATCGTGCGCCGCACGCGGCTGAGTGACCTCGACTTCTTCCTGACCCGGGGTTTTCGCCTCGCGCCCACCGCCTCTCACGACAACCACTACGCCAACTGGGGCACCGGCCACACCAGTCGCACCGTGGTGATGGCAGACAGATTGAGCGCCGACGCGCTCTTGGACGCCATCGAACAGCGCGAGGTGTACGCGAGCGAGGATCAGAACCTCTCGGTGCGGTTCTTCGCGGCAGATCGCGTGCCGATGGGCGGCAGCACGCAGACGCCCGCCGCGAGTCTGTCGGCGCGCCTGTGGCTGGCGGATCCGGACTACAGCGGACCCTTCGTGGTGCGGCTCTTCCACGGCACGGCGCTGGGCAAGGTCGAGGTCGTCGTCGAAGAGAGCGGGCTCTCGGCGGGCTGGCACCCCCTCACTCTCGACGTCCCCACCCCGGGGGAGCACTTCTTCTACGTCGAAGTCCTCGAGCTCGATGCGAACCGCGCGGCCTGGACCGCGCCAATCTGGGTGGACCGCATCTAG
- a CDS encoding LysR family transcriptional regulator: MMDDLKNFLLIVERGTFTAAARAAHLTQPALSVSVRRLEQSFGARLLNRGRHGAELTAAGREVLTRARVALSTIEDARRAVSELEGLAKGEVRIGAGATTATYLLPPLLARYRKKYPGVRIVLREMTRGDAEDQLERGELDLAVLTGPGGEPWRDDAFVLVAAPGVRLRGSSFLTFPKGTVTREALDRHFPEAEIVMELGSIAAIKGHVAEGIGVALLSRAAITRDLSLGRLVVLRHAATPIPRQLVLFHRGVERLPPAAAALRELLLGAGAKG, translated from the coding sequence ATGATGGATGATCTGAAGAACTTCCTGCTGATCGTCGAGCGCGGCACGTTCACGGCGGCGGCCCGGGCGGCGCACCTGACCCAACCGGCGCTCAGTGTCTCGGTGCGCCGGCTCGAGCAGAGTTTTGGTGCACGGCTGCTGAATCGCGGGCGCCACGGGGCCGAGCTGACGGCGGCGGGTCGCGAGGTGCTGACGCGCGCGCGCGTCGCGCTCTCGACCATCGAGGACGCACGGCGTGCGGTGTCCGAGCTCGAAGGCCTGGCAAAGGGCGAGGTGCGGATCGGCGCCGGCGCAACGACCGCGACGTATCTGCTGCCGCCGCTGCTCGCCAGGTACAGAAAGAAGTATCCCGGAGTGCGCATCGTGCTCCGGGAGATGACCCGGGGTGACGCCGAAGATCAGCTCGAGCGCGGCGAGCTCGATCTGGCCGTGCTCACCGGCCCGGGCGGGGAGCCCTGGCGCGACGACGCGTTCGTGCTCGTTGCTGCGCCGGGAGTGCGGCTCCGCGGCTCGTCATTCCTGACCTTTCCCAAGGGCACGGTGACGCGGGAGGCGCTCGATCGACATTTCCCCGAGGCCGAGATCGTGATGGAGCTCGGCAGCATCGCTGCCATCAAGGGGCACGTGGCCGAAGGCATCGGAGTGGCGCTGCTCAGCCGCGCGGCGATCACGCGCGATCTCAGCCTCGGCCGCCTGGTGGTGCTGCGACACGCAGCGACGCCGATCCCGCGGCAGCTCGTGCTGTTTCACCGGGGCGTCGAGCGCCTGCCCCCGGCGGCGGCGGCGCTCAGGGAGCTGTTGCTCGGGGCCGGCGCCAAGGGCTGA